The window TCAATAAAAGTATTTTAATGCAAATCTCATTTGCATCAACGTTTTATTTCAGTTTGTTTAGCTCATTACTAAACTTGGCTTAAAGCTTGTGTTAGCTTTAAATTTTAACTCAATTCTCTTTAACGAGAACCTCTCTTTGCTGTTCAATTTTCAAAGACCAAATTCTGTTTTGTTGCTTTACTATCAGCAACTTTTATAGAATACCACATCTTCGTCGGTTTGTCAACACTTTTTTACAAATTTTTTAAAAAAATTCAATTTTCAAAAATCTGTAATGTTCGGTGTGTTGCCCCTCACGAAACTGCCTTATAAATATACCACATCGCGGACAAGTTGTCAACACTTTTTTTGAATTTTTTTCATTTTTTTACCTTTTGACTTTTTTCTTCATTATATAGCGTTAAAAACTTTTTCATAAGATACATTGCCGATTACCGCAGCCAAAGAGGCAAAGCGTTGCTTCATACATCAAATTTGCCGCAGGAAATACGCAAAATCATCCCTGCGGCGGTTTTGATGTTCACTCAAAAATTATTTATTCAAAACTTCTTCTGCCATTTTTGTAAGTTCATCAGCCGAAAGCTTGCCGTCAAGCTGCAGCAACTGATACTGTATTCCGTCTTTTACCCAGGTAACGCTCTGCACATTTTGAATTTTAACCTCGGGCGAACCGTAGCTGAACACAAGCTCGCCGTTTTCCTCGGCTTTTTTGTCTGCATCGGTAAGCTTGTAATCGCCGGGAACAGTCTTATTTGCAAAACTGTAATAGTAAATATCAACACCGTTTACGGTTTCGGCAACATTGCCCTGCAATTCCGCCTCGGAATTAAATTTGTCCTGCGCAAAAATTACAATGTCGCCGTTTTTTTCGTAGTCAAACGATACAGACTTGAATTTTTCAACCGAACCGCCGTTTTCATCTGTAAGGTTATTGTTTACAATACTGCCGTTTTTAAAAGCATAACCGTTTTCAAAAGTGTCAATAAGAACGGGCTTATAGCCTATGTCCTTTGTAACCTGCTGTGCCGTCGGAAGTGAATTGTAGTCGGGTGCGGACGACGACGAGCTGAACCAATTTGATACAATTCCGCTTGCGGCGAAAACCGATATACCCAAAACAAACGTTGCCGCGATTGCAATAAGCGCTATTTTCCTTTTTGATTTCATAGTGACAGACTTCCTTTCTTTATATGCGAAGTCAAGTTTTGCGTTTACATTTCGCTTGACCGCCTGAATATCAATGTCAAGCGGAGCGCAAAATTTTTCGTTCGCTTTTTTGATGTTCAAATCTTCAAACAAATTGTTTTTTCTGTTCATAACATTTCCCTCGCATTTGATAAAATTATTTTCAGTTTGCGTTTTCCGCGCGAAAGCTTGGTTTTCACGGTTGATACGTTAATTCCCGTTGCTTTTGAAATTTCCTTAATTTTTTCGTTAAATTTGTAATAACGGACAAATATTTCGCTGTCAGGCTCGCCCAAACTCATAACCGCGTCCCATAGCGCATTGCTCTCGGTATTTTGTTCAATCGGCGCGGATTGGTCTGCAAGTTCAATATCGTCTATGCAAACGGAGTCCGTCTTTTTGTTAAGCCTTTTCAACGCAAAATTGCGTGCCGCGGCGGCGATATACGACCGTATTGTGCCTTTTTGCAAATCTATGTAATCCGCATTTTTCCATAGTGCAACAAACACGTCGGACACAATTTCTTCAATGTCTTCTTTCGGCAGACTGTTTCCTGCCATATTATACAAAACCGTGCTTAAATACGGTGTGTATACCTCAACCGCCTCGTCTATTGAATTTGGTTCGCGTTTTTTGAGCCGTTCCAACAGCTTTGTTTCATATGCCATTTCAAACCCGCTTTCTTTTGTGCAAAGTTAAAAGCTTTTAGTCTTTACAACTTTATATATCCCTAAAAAGCGAAAAAAGTTTCACCATTTGAAAAAATTATTATAATTCTTACACGTGCAGAGATTTCTATTAAATAATATAAAAAAGGCAACCTTTACAGATTGCCTTGGAGTTTGCATATAAAACTTAATTTGTCAGTTTCTTTTCCACCGCAATCCAGATTTCGCAGGTATAATCTGCATTATGCGTATCTGCCGACGGGTAGCTTTCAATCTCGATACCGCAGGGCTGATATTCGCTCGCCGGAAAAAACTCGGTGCAGATATACTTATACACCTTCTGAAAAGCCTCGGGCATTTTGCCGACACTTTTAAACACGGCATACGTATGCGCCGGGATAGTTTCAACCGTGAAATAGTCCTCATCAATCTTTCCGCCGTTATAATGCGCGCGAAAAACTTTCGGGCGAATCGTAGCCGTATTTCAGCGCGATGTCAATTACTTTTTCGTTTGTTGACGCAAGTTCGCTGCCGGCGAGCGACAGTCTGCGCAAACGAATGTAATCGCCCAAACTGTAACCGCAAACCGCGCTGAACACGCGCTGAAAATGAAAGCTTGACGAATATGCCGACTTTGCAACTTTCTCAAAATCAATCGGCTCCGTTATATGCTCCTCTACATAATCCAGCGCACGCTGAAGTCCCGAAATCCAATCCATTTTTCTCATCTCCATAAACACATTATACGGCAACTTTGCATTATTTTCCTGATATTTGATGCTTTGATGTGCTATGTTTTTTTATGATTTTTTCTGCCGTTGCACCGTCAATTTGATTAACGGTTACAAACTCACCATTGAAAAACACCGCAAAATTATTAAACACACACGGCAGATTTTTTGCCGTTTCGAGCGGTGCATACTCAATAAATACGCACGCGTTTACGTTAAGTTTGCGGAAAATATGCCCCTCTTTGAGCCTCTCAGAAAGCCACTTTTTCTTTGCGTCAATACCGCTGTGCGCGTTTTTGCGGATAATACAGCAAACGTGCTCGTCACAAAGATTTTCCGGCGTCAGATTGATAAATTCAGCATCCATTTCAGTTTCCTTTCTGTATGAGTTTCAAAAATCTTTTGTTCAGCCACGCTTTTTTCGACGACACCTGAATATCTTTGTTGTTTGAAATAGCACAGCAGATATGCTCTTTTTCAATATTTTCTTTTGTAACTTTTATATATTCCATAATTTCGGCACCTCGTTTTGTACTCTTAATAATGATTATACTTTGTTTTTGCGGTGTTGTCAATTATTTTTGAATAT of the Qingrenia yutianensis genome contains:
- a CDS encoding RNA polymerase sigma factor, whose translation is MAYETKLLERLKKREPNSIDEAVEVYTPYLSTVLYNMAGNSLPKEDIEEIVSDVFVALWKNADYIDLQKGTIRSYIAAAARNFALKRLNKKTDSVCIDDIELADQSAPIEQNTESNALWDAVMSLGEPDSEIFVRYYKFNEKIKEISKATGINVSTVKTKLSRGKRKLKIILSNAREML
- a CDS encoding GyrI-like domain-containing protein; its protein translation is MFKSVGKMPEAFQKVYKYICTEFFPASEYQPCGIEIESYPSADTHNADYTCEIWIAVEKKLTN
- a CDS encoding helix-turn-helix domain-containing protein, with translation MDWISGLQRALDYVEEHITEPIDFEKVAKSAYSSSFHFQRVFSAVCGYSLGDYIRLRRLSLAGSELASTNEKVIDIALKYGYDSPESFSRAL
- a CDS encoding YoaP domain-containing protein, with translation MDAEFINLTPENLCDEHVCCIIRKNAHSGIDAKKKWLSERLKEGHIFRKLNVNACVFIEYAPLETAKNLPCVFNNFAVFFNGEFVTVNQIDGATAEKIIKKHSTSKHQISGK